In Planctomycetota bacterium, the DNA window TCGGCCGGGCGATCGGCGCCGAGCAGATCATCTGGGTCCGCGTCGAGCGCTTCCGCCTGGCGGCCGACACCGGCGAGTTGCGGCCCAACTCCCGGCTCCGCGTCAAGGTCATCGACGTGGCCAACAACGAGCGGCTGTGGCCCGAGCCGGATTCCTCCGGCCACGTCCTCGACGTCACCATGCCGGTCCGCCCGGACTTCGTGCCCAGCAGCGGCCACGAGCAGCGACAGGCGCTCGACGATCTCGCGGCCTACTCGGGCCGCGCCGTCAGCGAGCTGTTCTACAACGAAGAGCGGGTCCTCAGCGCCCGCGCGGGCAACTGAGCCCCGGGGCGTCGCCGTGGCCTTGCTGCACCTCTTCGAGGTCGACGGACCCTCCGACGCGGCCTCCGAGTCGACGCCGCCCGATCGCGTGCTCCGACGCGGCGGGGACCTCTCGGCCCTCGCCCTCGCGGCCTTCCTGCGCACTGCCGCGCCGGTGCCGCACGTCCGCGTCGTCCTGGGCCATGCCGGCGCCGACGCCCGGGCCGAACGGCTCGACGTCCGGCCCGATGCCCGCGTGCCCACACCGGCGGGAGGCAGCGTCCGCCTCGCGGCCCGCGGGCTGCAACGCGTGCTCCGCGACATCGAGCCAGCCGGCTGCGTGGCCTGGAGCGGGTTCGCCGCAGCTGTCGCGCGTCGCGCGGGCGTCGGCGGATCTCTCGGCGCAGTCGCCGCGATCGATCCCCACGGTCGATCTCCGGCGGATACCGCCGAGGCGATCAAGATCGCGCAGTGCACGTCCGTCCCCGACCGCGGCGACCATGGCGAGCGTCCGCGCGTGCTCCTGCTGGCCGACCCGGGCACACAGGGGCGGACGCTGCTGCCCTGGCGTGGCGTGAGCCTGGCCAGCGCCGGGCACGCGGGCATCGACTTCGCCGTGCCGCCGGCGTGCTCCGGGCTCCGGCGGCTGCTGCGGATGCCCACCGAGGGGCTCGACCTCGTGCGGATCGACGTTGATGGCCGGCCGCTGCACGAGCGGCTCGCGGCGGCGACGGTCGCCCTCGCCGTGCACGGGCCGGACGCCGACGCCCACGCGAGCCCGGGCCTCGTCGCCGCGGCGCTCTCCGCGGGCCTGCACGTCGTGGCCGATCCCCGGCATGCGCCCGTGTCACTGCACGACAACCCGGGGCTGGTGCCGTGCCATCGCGCCGCGACCGCCGAGGTCGCCCGCGCGCTGCTCGACGCGATGGCCAAGCGTCCGCGCAGGCGCACAACCGGAGCGCTCGCCGCCGGATTCGTCGATAGGGTCTACGCCGCCGCCGGCGTGACGCCCCAGCCCGCCTAGAGCTGGTCTCGGATGTCGGTGACGTGGACGTCGCGGACCGACGGCGCGAAGTTGCCCCACGATCGGCGGATGTAGGTCAGGATCGCCGCGATCTCGTCGTCGCGGAGGTGCGCGTAGCTCTGCATCGGCAGCGAATACTCGCCCGAGGCGCGGAGCGCCCCGGGCGCATCGCCGCCGATGCCCAGCAGCATCATTTCGGTCAGGTAATCGGGATCGCCCAGGACGGCGGCCGAGCCCACGAGCGCCGGGCCCATGCCGAACACGCCCTCACCCTGGGCCGCGTGGCACTGCTGGCAGTGCAGGATGTAGAGCTGGCGGCCCTCGACAGTGGAGACGACGGCCTCCGCCGACCGCATCGTGGCGGCGGGCGTCGAGTTCTCGCTGCACGCCGGCAGGACGGACACCGCGGCCAGGACCATCAGGCCGCCGCACGCCAGTGCCACGCCCCCGGGGCGTACGGGGATCGGCTGCTGCGTCATCGAGCACCTCCGTCCCGCGATGGTAGCGGATTACGACCCACGCGCGAAGCCGATATGTTCGGGTGTGCCCGCGGCCCGCCCCAACCTGCACCGGCCCGACGATCGGTTCGTGCCCGTACGCCTCGACGCGCTGGTCGACGCCATCGACGGCGACCCCGGCCGCTTCGGGCCCGTCGCTGGCTGGGCCCAGAAGCTCGCCCGCAGCCTGGAGCGGGTGATCGGGCTGGAGGCCAACGAGCTGCACCGCCACCTCGACCGGCTATACGCCGCGATGAACCCCGACCTCGACACGCTGCCGGGCCATGCCGCGCCCGACGGCACGCTGCACGACGCTCTCTGCTACCTGCTGGGCAAGGCCAACTTCACCGAGATGGACGACGTGGGCATCAAGGCCGCCCTCGCCGCCGGCAGCGTGTACGGCCTGCGGGTCAAGCTCGATCCCGAGATGATCGAGCGCCTGTCGCTGCACGTCCGCGGACGCGGCTTCGAGACCCACCACCGCCGCCATCGCGTGCGGCCCTGGCGGACCAGTCCCTTCGACGTCGAGGTGTTCCCGAGGCTCGTTGTCGTCGCGCAGATCAAGGGCGAGGACCACCTGCGGCTCAAGCTCTTCCGCGATATCCCGATGGCCGACGTCGAGGCGCTGCTGCCCCACGCCCGCGTGCAGATGTCGGTGACCGACCGCCTGCAGATCATCGGCGGCGGCGCGGGCTCGCTGGGCGGCGTCGCCAAGGTGGCCGCCGGGGGCGCGGTCTCGACGACGGCCCTGGCCGTGCCCGTCGCCATCGGGCTGGGCGGCCTGGCGATCAAGAGCTTCCTGGGCTACCGCCGCAAGAAGCACCAGCGGACGAGCCACCGCACGCAGCACCTCTACGACAAGAACATCGCCAACAACGCCGCCGTCTTGCACACGCTGTGCCGCATGATCGCCCAGGAGGAGTGCAAGGAGGCGCTGCTCGCCTACGCGGTGCTCGCCAGCGGCACGACGAACGCCTCCTGCGCCGGCACGCTGGACAAGGCCGTCGAGCGGTTCCTCCGCGATCGGTTCGCCCTCACGCTGGACTTCGACGGTCCCGATGCCTGCGGCACGCTCCGGCGGCTGGGCCTCGCGGCCGCCGACCCGCTCGCCGCGATCCGACCCGAGGCCGCGCTAGCCGCGCTCGACGAGTTATGGCGGGATCGCCGCACGGCGCGGCACCATGTCAACAGCGTGGCAAACAACTTCGCGGACGGCGTGGGCGTACGCTCGGCCGATGCCCGAACCGCCGACCAATAGCGTCCTCTTCGTCTGCCTCGGCAACATCTGCCGCAGCCCGCTGGCCGAGGGCATCTTCCTGCATCTCGCCCGCGAGCGTGCGATCGACGTCGTCGCGGACTCGGCCGGCACGGGCCACTGGCACGTCGGCGACCGCCCCGACCGCCGCGCCCTCGCGACGGCCGACCGCCACGGCGTCGAGCTGCCCGGCATCGGCCGCCAGATCGACCCATCGAGCGACTTCGGCCGCTTCGCGTGGATCGTGCCGATGGACGCCAGCAATCACCGCGATCTGCTGCGGCTGGGCTCGCCCCCCGAACGCACCCGCCGGATGCGGGCATTCGATCCGGAGCACGCGGGCGAGGTCGACCGCGCCCCCGACGTGCCCGACCCCTACTACGGCGAGGACGACGGCTTCGAGCGGGTGTACGAGATGCTCACCGCGGCGTGCAACGGCCTGCTCGACCAGCTGGTCGACCAGCGGCACGCGACGGCGAATCGCTAGGAACGCCTCGAACTAGAGATCGATCAGGATCCGCTCGGGGTTCTCGATGCAGTTCTTGATAGTGACCAGGAACTGCACGGCCTCGGCGCCGTCGATGATGCGGTGGTCGTAGCTGACCGCCAGGTACATCATCGGGCGGAGGGCCAGCTGGCCCGGGTTGGCCGGATCCTCGACGGCGCGCTTCTTGATGGTGTGCATGCCCAGGATGGCCGACTGCGGCGGGTTGAGGATCGGCGTGCTCATCAGGCTGCCGAACACGCCGCCGTTGGTGATCGTGAACGTGCCGCCGGTCATCTCGTCGAGCGTCAGCTTGCCGTCGCGGGCCTTCGTTGCCAGGTCCTTGATGGTGCTCTCGATCTCGGCGAAGCTCAGCGTCTCGGCGTTGCGCACGACGGGCACGACGAGGCCCTTGGGGCTGGCGACCGCGATGGCGACGTCGCAGTAGTCGTGCGTCTGGATGACCGGCTTGCCGCCCTCGTCCTCGGCGATGTAGCCGTTGACGAGCGGGAAGGCCTTGAGCCCCTGCACGACGGCCTTGACGAAGAAGGACATGAAGCCCAGCCCGATGCCGTGCTTCTTCTCGAAGTCCTCCTTGTACTGCTTGCGGAGGGCCATGACGGCGGTCATGTCGCACTCGTTGAAGGTCGTCAGCATCGCCGCGGTCTGCTGCGCCTCGACGAGGCGGTTGGCGACGCGCTGCCGCAGCGGGGTCATCTTCTCGCGATGGATGTCGCGGCTGCCGGACGGGGCGCCGTCCCCGCCGTTCCGCGTGGCGCCGTTGTCGCCCCCGGGCCGCCCGCCGGACTGGAGGAAGGCCAGCACGTCCTGCTCGCGGATGCGGCCGCTCGCGCCCGTGCCCACTACGGAGGACAGATCCACGCCGTGCTCGCTGGCGACCTTCTCGGCCACCGGCGTCGCGTGCACGTCGGCGCCGTTGTCGGGCCTCGCCTTCGGCACGCGATCCGTCTTGGCAACCTTCTCGGCGATGGCCGTTCCGCCCCCGCCGGCTTCCGACGCCCGCTTCTCGCCCTGGCCGCCGCCGGCCGCGGTCTCGGCGGCCTTGCCGGCGTCCTTGGACCCGGACTTCGCCGGCTCGGCGTCCTCGGCCGATTCGCCCTGGGAGGACTCGCCCCCGCCGGGCTTCTCGGCCGATTCGTCGATGGAGCCCACGGTCGCGCCGACCTCGACCTCGTCGCCCTCCGAGGCACCGTGCTTGACGACGCCCGCCGCGGGCGCGGGCACCTCCATGGTGATCTTGTCGGTCTCGAGCTCGAGCACCGTCTCGTCCCGCTCCACGTAGTCGCCGTCGGCCACGGTCCACGCGGCGATGACGCCGCTGGTGATCGACT includes these proteins:
- a CDS encoding cytochrome c translates to MTQQPIPVRPGGVALACGGLMVLAAVSVLPACSENSTPAATMRSAEAVVSTVEGRQLYILHCQQCHAAQGEGVFGMGPALVGSAAVLGDPDYLTEMMLLGIGGDAPGALRASGEYSLPMQSYAHLRDDEIAAILTYIRRSWGNFAPSVRDVHVTDIRDQL
- a CDS encoding DUF3754 domain-containing protein, giving the protein MPAARPNLHRPDDRFVPVRLDALVDAIDGDPGRFGPVAGWAQKLARSLERVIGLEANELHRHLDRLYAAMNPDLDTLPGHAAPDGTLHDALCYLLGKANFTEMDDVGIKAALAAGSVYGLRVKLDPEMIERLSLHVRGRGFETHHRRHRVRPWRTSPFDVEVFPRLVVVAQIKGEDHLRLKLFRDIPMADVEALLPHARVQMSVTDRLQIIGGGAGSLGGVAKVAAGGAVSTTALAVPVAIGLGGLAIKSFLGYRRKKHQRTSHRTQHLYDKNIANNAAVLHTLCRMIAQEECKEALLAYAVLASGTTNASCAGTLDKAVERFLRDRFALTLDFDGPDACGTLRRLGLAAADPLAAIRPEAALAALDELWRDRRTARHHVNSVANNFADGVGVRSADARTADQ
- a CDS encoding low molecular weight protein-tyrosine-phosphatase, which encodes MPEPPTNSVLFVCLGNICRSPLAEGIFLHLARERAIDVVADSAGTGHWHVGDRPDRRALATADRHGVELPGIGRQIDPSSDFGRFAWIVPMDASNHRDLLRLGSPPERTRRMRAFDPEHAGEVDRAPDVPDPYYGEDDGFERVYEMLTAACNGLLDQLVDQRHATANR
- the odhB gene encoding 2-oxoglutarate dehydrogenase complex dihydrolipoyllysine-residue succinyltransferase, which translates into the protein MATNIVIPEVGESITSGVIAAWTVADGDYVERDETVLELETDKITMEVPAPAAGVVKHGASEGDEVEVGATVGSIDESAEKPGGGESSQGESAEDAEPAKSGSKDAGKAAETAAGGGQGEKRASEAGGGGTAIAEKVAKTDRVPKARPDNGADVHATPVAEKVASEHGVDLSSVVGTGASGRIREQDVLAFLQSGGRPGGDNGATRNGGDGAPSGSRDIHREKMTPLRQRVANRLVEAQQTAAMLTTFNECDMTAVMALRKQYKEDFEKKHGIGLGFMSFFVKAVVQGLKAFPLVNGYIAEDEGGKPVIQTHDYCDVAIAVASPKGLVVPVVRNAETLSFAEIESTIKDLATKARDGKLTLDEMTGGTFTITNGGVFGSLMSTPILNPPQSAILGMHTIKKRAVEDPANPGQLALRPMMYLAVSYDHRIIDGAEAVQFLVTIKNCIENPERILIDL